The following DNA comes from Erigeron canadensis isolate Cc75 chromosome 3, C_canadensis_v1, whole genome shotgun sequence.
aaattaattaaataaacaaaataagatATTCATATTGTATCACTAAAGTATTATAATGGGGAGGGAGATCATTCGCTCCTTTCATACGTAAAAATCGAGAAACCATTGTTTAAAATCTATAATTTTAAATTCGGCCGTTGGACAGtaatattatacgagtaatagtTAAACgatgatattataattagtagataatatatgttattaataCTTATAGATCATTAAAAACTATAATGTAATAAATTTAttagaaaatattataaaacatgGTCGCTAAATATTTTCGAATTTTATATTACACATATAGCTACTTAAAAGAAATTGTTTTAACAATAAAACGCTATATAGTAAAAATCTTACTTgcaaaagaaaatgaatgtCACATAAGttatatagaaagaaatgataaataatTTGGGTTTACTTTACCGACCTAACAAATATTTTCTAAGGATTATGCTAAAAAGATTCACAACTAAAAGTGTCATGTATGATTTAATGAGATGAATATACgtaaaataacattaaatttaaatttaaataagagCTATTTAACTAACAATtgacaaataagcaaaaatCCTTCTTATAATTCAATTAAAGTATGCTATTCAAACTTTAAAGTAAagaaactaataataataactatttttaatatatattcacgaagaaaaaaaaactaattcttttcaacatattattttcattatcatgtattatttcttttcaatctattattatcatttgtattttattttattacattttatctttatacatatattgttcaaacggtaaagtttttcaaaataataatcaataaagTACTTCTTTTActataaattcaaataaattatatgCCGCAAATTATActaagataatataaaaaaaagttacttaaaaatcataaaattttaaatgatatTTAATAAGAGAGGGtttgaataaaattatttatagatATGAAAGGCTTAAAATCGACTTAGCTCAAACTTAAGTAAAAGATGTGATCATCTATATATAAGAGAGTCTTACTTTATACTCGTACAATAGAGAAACAATGACCAATAGATGAGTTTCCATTTTTAAAGCACGGTACATGTGTAATGCAGCGGTGATGATTGTGACAGCGGTCTGGTGGTCAACAACGGGTGGTGATGTCACAACtattggtgatggtggcggtgtcGAGTGGCATAGgttgatataaatgtaattgatcTAAACGGGTATGAAGATATTCTAAAGGATAAGagattaatggtgtaaattgaCTTTATAATTGGTAAAACATAACATTGGTCATTCTACTTTTTAGTTTAGACAAAATATGAATCAAAActtaaagaataaaataataataactatttttttaatgtatattcatGCGCTAATTCTTATTAatccataataatcattatcatgtAGTATTTCCGTGAGTCCCAAATAAGATGattaacccgactggcaagcaATTCTGAACTAGGAATATGACTAGTTCAGAAtgcgatccagatatggatattaACTCAATGTAAATAGCTTAAAGTAAATGCAAAAACTAAAAGtgctgaaactatataaataatatgtataagttCAAGTATGTGGCATTGAGACacaatgtacttttcaatgtattttattcatttgtataaacaaaatacaaaggttgttgcggaacaaaaaTAATCACagttgtgaaaatatctaaacaaccttgaaatacaagtgatctaataacttGAAAATACTCGTAaaagaattacttagagtatatctcacaagttgcaatgccaaaaGTTCAAGCACCTTGCAATATGtgagaagccttgtatttataggcaaagtccaTGTTGATGTGAACTTGGGCGTACAATACGTGGTTGGGATACATTTAAGGAATTCAAATTGATTCCTTAAATTGTGTATTTTAAGGTTAGTGTGAAAGTCATTTGAtgtgacatttcacactttattctTAACCATTTGAATTAACCAAAAAACTTTCCCACAGATAACATTATTATCAGTGTAAAGTATGAGAAAGTAAAAAggcttccttgtaatcagtgtaaagtgttgtaagtactttacactgagATGCTTCAGTCTTCGATTAGATAGAATCTTCTCTgggctctgcttctgagatgattctcttcttcagtgttcagtcttcgacttcagaatgaatgcTTTCAGTTTAGGCTGATCTtgatctgaagtgaagcttcagtgaactTATTGTGAATGACTTTAGAATTCTGTACAACTATTCTTCACTGAACTTTAgctatttctgaacaaattatacttggtcgatttcgACCTAACAATTTCTTTTCAATctattaatattatttgtgttttattttacttttatatgtttattgttTAAACGGTAAAGTTTTTCAATATTGTGACTAATAAACAGaattaatttgtatataaattcacatAATTTATGTGCTccaatttattaaaaagtaatataaaaagACTAAATATAcccaaaaaaaaagttgaaggaAACAAACAAACCTTGGCTTAGTAAGAAATCAAAACGAATAAATGATTATGGCTAGGAATCACaatgaaaattgttttgaagttcaggttaagaaaatataatctattaaaaataaagaattaaaaaaattgtagatTAAGCtcataaaaaatattttcaaacttAAAGTTGAACTTTTTGTTAATAAATCACAATAAACTTTTCACACATATTTCGAATGATAGGTGAAAAGAGagtttgaataaaataattcataCAATCCATAATATAAAAAGCTTAAAATCGTCTTAACTCAAACTTAAGTGAAAGATGTgatcatttatatataagagAGTATTAAATTACTTATTAAAATGACAATGATCATTAGATGacttcaaattttaattacaacgtttagatcaaaatgatgattcaCGTTGACTTTAAAATTGatcaaacacaacattagtTTTTCTACTTTATatcttaaacaaaatataactttacatatttaaatttattaatgtatgataatcaaaaaaaaaatatatatatatataaatttagaagAGGTTTCAAAAGAgtaaaatttatttacaaaaattaatttataaattttgactTTATGTTATGCATATATCAAAtgaaactataatatatatatatatatatatatatatctgtaacAAATAATTTAAGGTTAAGTTAAATTTAAGCAAGTTAATTTCAAATTTCTCCAAATCAAATACCTCTAATATTTTTGTGCACATATTAAAATGTACCGTGAAATTATAAATGTTGACTTTGTATTTTAGTTATAACTTTCAAACTTAACCCTTAAATTTGATTACATGGAACCAATATTTTCTATTTCTATGAAATAGAGAATAAGTAATatgttaaaaacatatatttatatgatttttcttatttaacatCAAAAAGCTCATCTTAtgtaaaaattcaaatatttatatataaaatcaaatatttattgtattttttatttatatcaaataatatgttATCATGAAATAATaacatgttattaattatatatatctactcGTGTATTACGCGGGTTAATAATCTAGTTCGGATATAATTTAAAGAGATACCAAATAGGCATGTGTAGTTTCAAGCTTGGATATTGTTAGTTTTGGGCTAAGATTTAAAAGATTTATCTTATGAAATTGAGTAGGAAAACTTAATTAAAGagtttgtttgaaaaaaaaaatattatataaaaatacctTAAACGTTTTTTATACCTACAAAAAGTCgatgctttttttttaattctacagcttataattttttacttttgccgatttcaatttcaaataaaagaaACGAATTATTGTTAGACttaaaaaaggtttttaaaaaTTGCGTTTTGATTATAAATAATTACTTAAAAAAGGCATTTATAACGAATATGtaaatgttttttcaaaaactgTGTTTtcataacaaatattttttttccatcaaaacacttttttaaattatttgtgttttacaaaCGTAGCAATCAAACAATCACTTCAAAATGTAATCCAAAGACCCTCTAACTTAAAAAAGGTCTTTAGTTAAACTTTTCTAAAAGACGGTACTCGACATGACTgttaatttttcatataaaaacatatgtaagTAACTAACACCTAATGTCGACAAAAATAGGATTCCAACAATGTTAGCTTTGATGGACAAGAAGGTAGTGTTCGACAATGTTGATTGTGTGCTATGCTAGCTATGGAATGGGGGAGAGTCGGGAACATCTACTATGCTCAAGCGAATTGGCGAATGACATTTGGTATAGAGTCGACATTTGGTGCAAGGTACCACCACTATTTATCTTTCGTGTAAAAGACTTTTTTGCGATTAAAGAACATATGAGACTCGGAAAAATTGTTAAATAGACATTCAAAGGAATCATTTTTGTGTCGTGTTTAGCGAGTAAGAAATAATAGAAGATTCAAGGAGGAGATTGCATGTGTGGAAAAGGTTTTTCAAAAGATCAAGCCAACTAATTTTGTATGGTTCAAACATATATCAAGAAATTTTAATATTAGTCGGAAAGATTCGttttaatgtatgtatataacttgTAAATAGTTGTGCCACTCCTCCACTTGTACATTGTTGTGCCACTCCTCAATCATTTCAATGTCGTCTTTTATTAGTTTTAGATCGTAATATCACGACGGTGTATGAGAAAGATCGATATGTAGACAACTTTAAGTGCTGTTTTCGGTATGTgtttgagattaaaaaaaaaaaaaattctgacTTTATCGGACAAAATAAAGTTCGAATTCTTAACTTTTGCAtccaaaaccaaaaatattaatcatttgatTCAATACAAGTTCTCTTACgaaagataagaaaagaaaaaaaggattaTAAAGAACGAAGAAGGAGATAAAAAAGGGGTTTATGGTGATGTGCTCAACGAATTTTATTTGGTGTGGTCTAACTCCAAAACctattaaaaagacaaaaaagtcGCACTTTTTTTGGCTACCTTTCTTTCTTTAGGAATCTCCACACTCATCACATACAAAATAATTACgagtaaataataaataaacatataaaaataatactccaatataatattaaaactaataaaaaagaaacaactttcttttctaTCTTTCTTTAAGCAAAATTTCCATGAAGCAAAAAAGAAAcccccttttcttttctttctccccTCGAATTTATCTATACCCAACATATTCCATTATATAACAAATTCcccttttcatcatcatcatcatcaattataatcttctacatatatatatacatacaacaaatacatacatatatatatacatactcacaccttggacatatatatatatatatatataaataaatatatatgatgctTCCCGCCACAGCTttttcatcaccatcatcatcttctgCAAATTCAGTTGCTGTTAGAGTTGATAAGGCCACTAGTGAATTCTTAAATGGCCCTGATTGGACTCTTAATATTGATATTTGTGATACCATCAATACTAATCCTtggtaatttttttctttttcttattataataatttatggttttttattttttatttttataataatgttCACCTTTTTTGATATGGGGTTGTTTTTTATtacttgtgagttgtgactgtaatttttttattttttaaatgtttttgtaGTGGGAACTATAATAATATGTAATAATCTGTTTTCTTGATACTTTTATTATGAATAAAGTTTACCTTTTTTGATATGgggtttgttttttattatttgtgacAGTAAGTATAAGGATTTATTACATGGGTTTTAGAGGGATGTTTGaatttttgtaaaatataacaaaaagcTGATATTTTCTTTGATATATGTGGTTTCTTATTCTAGGGTTTTCTTGATTTCTATATAGTTGGTGAAAAAAATCCagtcttttttatttatggGATTTTTTGTTTGAGGGAATATATCGGTTTTGTCGAACCATAACTTGACGAGAGGATTTATGTTCTGTTTTCGGTCGCATATGTTGTTTTAGACCTTAGTTGTAACAAAAGAATAGGTAGTCCTCTTTTATGAGATGGTTTATTAATTTCTTGTTATAATTATCAAATGGGGACATAGAGCTCGTTTTTAGGTTTTCGAAAGTTTTATTTACTAATTGTATGTTAATTAGTTAGGTATTCCATTTTTAGTCTAGGGTTATGTGGAAACATTTGTTGATGcctaaattttacattaatgagtttattttgtacttttttgttcaatctttttgagtttttatatgTGGTAGCGTGAATTTATGTGAGTACAGAGTAATCGATCCACGTTAGATGATCTAATGCTGTTCATCCGAGGATAACCCCGTTCATGTTTACTAAGCCTAAACCATACAAATTGAAATCTTTACATTGTATAATTCCGAAGATCATACCTATCTGTACATATGAATCCAACTATATTAAAATGCAACTCATATCCCGTGTTAGTTCATATTTGGCACATAATACCTTTTACAGAACCTTCTCATCCCAGACTAGCATGAAGTAATTTGACATACACTGTTTTACCCATTTGTATTCTGATTCAGGATCATGTTGTCTGTAGGACCGGTTGGTGGGAGACCGATAGGAGTTGGTTGTCCATGTTTTTTATTCCGTCTTGGTAGTATGCAAATTCTGCACACCAACTGCCGGTTGCAGCTTTGCCCATATACGTTGTTGATTAGATGTAGTTGTTTAGTTCATTTGACTTCGACGGTTCCTAATGTTTTAATTAAGATGTAGAGTAGCAAAGAAAGATTTAAAAGCACTGAACTAAGGAAGTTACTTGAAATGAGAAATCAAAATTTACGATCAGTATTAAGTTTTGGAAGAtgtagttttattttgttgcaGCTTGTTTTGCATACCAGTTAGGGGTGTTTTTATGAGTCTTTAGAGTTTAGATTAGAAACATGGAGCTCCATTTTGTCTTCATGTGCAGTTTTAAGTGTTAGCATATTGTAATTAAACTTTTGTATACAAATAATCTTTGTTGAGGAAACCATGGTTCGGCATGAGCTATTTTAGACCGCTCGGGAATGAGTGAGATTTAAAGAAATTGCAGAAATGTAAATTGTTAAAGAAACCATGGTTTGGTATCCAAAGTCGGCCTGTTCTTGTTGAGGGGTGTtgtgctttttatttttatcagcatttttGCAAGAATGAGATTTAAACAAACAGCCAAGTTTAATGATTTGGACGGTCGATTACTCATTCATTATTCAGTTGTTAGTTCATCATGTCAATCCTTGCAACAAATCTTACATGCGTAAGTTTTGTAGGCTTGCAAAAGATGTTGTTAAGGCACTGAAGAAAAGGTTACAACACAAGAACCCAAATGTTCAGCTACTTTCGTTGACGGTATTTTCTCATTTTGAAACGTTTAATTTATTTTCGATTCTTCTCATTGCATTCTACAAAGCATGATGATTTATTATATGCTGATAATAGTTTTTTCCTCTATTGATTGTAGCTTTTAGAAACGATGGTCAAGAATTGCGGTGAAAATGTTCATTTTCAAATAGCCGAGCGAAATATACTCCCCGAGATGATTAAGATTGTTAAGAAAAAGGTATAATATCAACTTTTTACCTTTTAGAGTCAAATAGGCTCTCTTTCGCTTCAAGTTTatgataaaattttttatatggtttactGCACCATCTTCTATTGATGCATATAAAATTATGTTTTGCAGACGGACATGCGTGTGAGGGAGAAAATTTTAGTTCTTCTTGACTCTTGGCAAGAAGCATTTGGTGGCAGAGGAGGGAAATATCCGCAGTATTATTTTGCTTATGATGAACTGCGTGTAAGTTTAAAAGCATCATCTTCAAGTAGCAACTTCATTCATAAAGATCTTAATAATCTATATTATTGAGATGTGCCTTAAAAACGATTGAATTGTTGATTAGGATATACTTTACAAGATGTCCCGTTTTGGATACTTTCCAAATTAGTTTACCTTTCCACTCGTGACTAGACATTGATAATGATTTAAATATATCAGAGTTTTCTATGTATTATTGTCGCTACATAAAATTACCATTTTGTCTCTGAAAATTTCTTGATATATACTTGCCTTTATATGTGTACTTTTTCGTTACTCAACAAACCTACAATTAAAGAATATTCTTCAACGTTTGTAAAATTGTTTAATATATGCCAATGTGAATATTGACTTCTTGTAtccattttatgtttatgtttatgctACATTGCTACAGCAATGGGGAGTACAAACAAATTGATAATATACATTTGTATATGTTATTCCTTCTTTGGCAATTTTCCTAGTGTAGCCAAGTATTTGCATGTGAGAATATAGGGATTTTCATTTTACTACCAAAGATTCTTGTTTTGTCACCAATAAGAGGCGTTTTCGATATTATGTTACTATGAATCTTAAgttgttttcctttttggatGATGTTTGTGAGGATAGCAATTTGGAGTACAATTTCCTCACCGGTCACCTGATGCAGCTCCTATAATTACACCTCCCGTTACACATCCATCTGTAAGATCCCCTCAAGCAAATTATGGAATGCCAAGCAATTCTTCAACAAGGCTTGATGAAGCCATGGCTTCTGAGATTGAGAATTTAAGGTATATTTGTTTCtctttgtaaattattttttcagtttatttttttttagcttcCAAAAGGCTATTTCTAAGTTAATATTCCAGTTTATTTGTTGTTTATGGATGAAGATTTATTGTTTGATGAATattcttttctctctttttagTGTCTCAATGATAGAGTCTATGAGGAATGTTTCTGATCTCTTATCTGAGATGTTACAAGAAGTTGATCCAAATGACCGTGCAGTATGTCCACTAATGATATTATTACTGcattataattattgttatcTTCATTTTTGTTTGCCAGTGTATAAGATAGGTTGATTTTTATTCATCTGTATATCCGTAGGCTGTGAAAGATGAAGTCATTGTTGATGTTGTAGATCGATGTCGATCAAATCAGAAGAAGTTGATGCAAATGTTAGCTTCCACAAGGTTAGTAAACCCTACAACTTATATCTTAATAAATACCtatctaatttattcaaacttATGTCTTAATACCTATCTAATTCGTCATTATGACAAGTATAacaaagtattattttatttagttatttttggCTTACTTTATTCCAAAGAATAATTACAATTGAATTAGTAGATCGTATCATTTATTGTGTTACACTATGAAAAGCTCAAAAgcattttattcaaaatttttgGATAGAAATGCAAAGGAGACTGCTGGGTAATTGCTGTCGCACAACCTTTTAAAGGAGCAAACCCAATCTAACTTTTGACAGTATTTTGCGTTACTAAAAGTTCTATATTTGCTTTCTGCTCATGATATTGTTGGTTGTGGCAGTGATGAGGAGCTTCTTGGTCAGGGTATTGAACTAAATGACAACCTGCAAAATGTTCTGGCAAAACATGATGCTATTGCATCTGGTTCTCCAATTCCTCTTCAAATAACTAGTTCTATTACACCACCGTCTAGTGCCCACAAGTCCCCAAACAGACatgttgaagaaaaagaagagaacTCGAATACAAGCGTCCCAGCCTCTTCCCCAGTTCCCGCACCATTAAATATCAAAcctgaagaagaagaggaagatgaagatgattttGCTCTTCTGGCTAGAAGGTAAATCCTCCACTTTGGAGCAAAAAATTTCCAACCCATTAACCTAATTTGTTGTCGTTACTTGGTCCCggtcaaatgggttaaattGAAAATATAGCTAACCAAGGATATTGGTCAAATgggttttaaatgtacttttatGCTTATGGAAGTCTTACCTTCATTATAAAAACAGGTTATAACTTAATATGTTAATTATTATCTGTAAAAAGAATCGAAGTCTGGGTGAAGTCAACTCTATCTGATCTTTTTAGATATGCTCAAAGAATTTAATGATTTCAAGTTATACCCAACCTGTCTGTTTTGTCACACCTACtcctgttattttttttatattttactttttgctTAAAATTTTAGT
Coding sequences within:
- the LOC122591246 gene encoding TOM1-like protein 6; this encodes MMLPATAFSSPSSSSANSVAVRVDKATSEFLNGPDWTLNIDICDTINTNPWLAKDVVKALKKRLQHKNPNVQLLSLTLLETMVKNCGENVHFQIAERNILPEMIKIVKKKTDMRVREKILVLLDSWQEAFGGRGGKYPQYYFAYDELRQFGVQFPHRSPDAAPIITPPVTHPSVRSPQANYGMPSNSSTRLDEAMASEIENLSVSMIESMRNVSDLLSEMLQEVDPNDRAAVKDEVIVDVVDRCRSNQKKLMQMLASTSDEELLGQGIELNDNLQNVLAKHDAIASGSPIPLQITSSITPPSSAHKSPNRHVEEKEENSNTSVPASSPVPAPLNIKPEEEEEDEDDFALLARRHSKAQTPMSQNGSVVNESGTTPDPSMSMALTITDPPPPVNTTNADDMIDFLSLTLSSVNTSSPPSQPPPATSPENIDQSSPVSAATVNYPHQTQPSLTSYVVPWAQSEPQPQPQPQVQSPVQPQQTQVQSQYQQQNYSASYIPPPWAATPGYYTNNPYATSSVPYTNNPYAAPYNNVPSQQVNSYSDNLRAAGMSGDGRVPSVAGDAGQRPFVPSYRLFEDLNVLGNPKASSTSSNFPGNSSGQSIGGKK